A single genomic interval of Notolabrus celidotus isolate fNotCel1 chromosome 13, fNotCel1.pri, whole genome shotgun sequence harbors:
- the LOC117823841 gene encoding pro-opiomelanocortin-like → MVCVCWFFLVLMACVCVPGFGSLCLDSSICNNLSNKGNIMDCIHLCMSVIQTEFPELDASGLKSNDDEDLLLSIVLSKMVSEDKISESELKAHRDQRRSYSMEHFRWGKPTGRKRRPVKVFASSLEGGGSFENNFPFQARRQLSINEEEAMGGPNGESHQNKVLLNARVVQKPQTQLSAQHRKDGTYRMSHFRWGSPPVSKRNSLLMKTLEKKPQAQLVKLLRNILDKDVQRIME, encoded by the exons atggtgtgtgtgtgttggttctTCTTGGTGCTGATGGCGTGCGTGTGCGTCCCCGGGTTTGGCTCGTTGTGCTTGGACAGCTCCATCTGCAACAACCTGAGCAACAAGGGGAACATAATG GACTGTATTCACCTCTGCATGTCTGTGATCCAGACTGAATTCCCAGAGCTGGATGCGTCAGGCCTGAAGAGCAACGATGATGAAGACCTTTTACTGAGCATTGTTCTGTCCAAAATGGTCTCTGAAGACAAGATCTCAGAGTCAGAATTGAAAGCCCACAGAGACCAGCGGCGCTCCTATTCGATGGAGCATTTCCGCTGGGGCAAACCCACCGGCCGTAAACGTCGACCTGTAAAGGTGTTTGCCTCTTCCCTGGAAGGAGGAGGCTCTTTCGAGAATAATTTCCCCTTTCAGGCTCGCAGGCAGCTGAGCATAAATGAAGAGGAAGCAATGGGAGGCCCAAATGGGGAAAGTCATCAAAACAAGGTATTGCTAAATGCAAGGGTTGTCCAGAAACCACAGACTCAGTTGAGCGCCCAGCACAGAAAAGATGGAACCTATCGGATGAGTCACTTTAGATGGGGCAGCCCACCTGTCTCTAAACGTAACAGCCTTTTGATGAAGACTTTGGAGAAGAAACCTCAGGCGCAGCTGGTCAAGCTCTTGAGGAACATTTTGGATAAGGATGTACAGAGGATAATGGAATAA